TTTGCACAATATCCCTTTGTGGAGGACATGGAGAAAAATTTCATCCCCATGTTTTTCACAACAATAGTGTATCCATTTTCACATCCATCCAATCAGTCCCCGGCTTCAAAGTCACAAGATTGCAATTCCTGTCAAAGCGTGACTTAGCTGCTTTGTGGTTTATGAAGGCTGTTTCCTTCGTGGTTCTGCTTGTTAAGAGCATCCAACGTCAGCTGGGTCTCCTTCCGATCCTCTATGGAGCAGTTGGACACGGCGTTAGCCACGATGCAGACCTTGCGCAGGAGGATCTCCCTGAAGAGCAGATAAACCCACGGGTCAAGGATCTGGTTGAGGGAGGCCAGGCGGATCGCCGTCAGGAAAAAGTTACAGTCTAAATGGACATCCCGGCCAGGGGTGTGATTGGAGGTCACTGCTGTTGAATTGCACTCGTGGGAGGATACCTGGGTGGAGATCATCCTCAGCATCAGGACCTGAGGAGGGAGGCAGGCGCAAGCCCAACAAAGGCATGTCACTGTCTGCATTACGAAACAAGGTACACTATATTTACTGAAAGAATGAGGACAATGAGATCTACATTATATTATATGCACACTTGTTGGCTGAGAATTCATAGTTGGGGATTTTGTGGGCAGTCTGCTTTACATTCAATATCTAATATGACACTAATGTCAAGACAATCCTGAACAGCAACAGTATCAAACCACTAGGAGAAAAACATGATGTTCACACTCTAACTACTCACTGTCTGCCATCAGTGGCTTCTATTAATATCCCTGGTGGGACTATTAAATATGTGACTGACAATGCATGACCTCATAGCACACTGAGCAGACCCCCGAACAGGACCTGGCTAAGTAGATTGGTCCTTAATGGAAACTGGCAGCAGCATTTCAGAGGAATCATACATGACAGCATTTATGTGACTTGCAAgtatgagtttgtgtgtgtgtgtgtgtgtgtgtgtgtttggggggtggggtggcTGATTGAATGAGTGATTGGGAAAACCAAGTGTACGCTCTTGCTTCCTTTTGCTGTCCTGGCAACAAGAGATGAAGCAGAGACACAAGGATCTCCAGCTGCTTGTGACAGGCAGCTGACAGCGACACCCTTTTAAAGGTCTCAACTAAACTGTGAATTATGGCACCGACCACTTTATCATATTAATACAAGGTCTTTcactgtgagagaaaacagtttTGCATAATTGCATCACATCCTCACTTTCATATGGTCATAGGGACTATTGtttgaaagatgaaagaaacagGCTGCAGTCGCCTGAAAACATACCAGCAGAGGAGACCAGCATATAAGCAGGACGCACATAATCCCTAACAGCTGAATGACGGTCTCCGTGGTGAGCCGTTCCCACTGTTTTGAAGACTGAGACGTGCCAGACTTCGTTTTACACCGGATAATCAAGCCCCGGATCGTCACCACATTGCAGGAGAGAGtgacaagcagagagaaaatccCAAGTACGGCGAAAGTGACGGCGAAAAACATATTGCCCGGGACTTTTCTGTCCCCCGTGCTGATGAAGCACCAAGTGCCCGGCCACTGGCGTGTGTATTCCCCGACCCCTGCAATGGGCAGCAGCGCGAAGAGCAACACGAGACACCATATGACAGCCAGAGTCTGCTTTGTCACACTTGTCTTCATGTTATTGGAGTACCAGTGGGGGTTTGTTATCGCCATAGCCCTTTCAATTGCCATGGCACTGGCCAAGAAGAGAGCGCACAGGCCAAAAGTTGTCATGCAGACACCGAAAAAAGCGCACAAATTGCCAGATGAGTCAATACGCTCCCATTTCAGATCAGCTCGGTAGACTGATATTACTATTGGACTCGTCAAAAGCTGTCCAAACAGATCAGTCAGCGCCAGCGATCCAATGCAAAGCAAGAACgactttttccttttattctccTTCTTTCTGTAAGATATATACACGAGGATAAGAGCTAATGTGTTGCCCACCATGCCGGTGATCATCATGGTTATAGGGAAACCAACTGATACAGATCCACAACTGGAATTCTTGGTGACATTGCCTTCGCGCAATGACTTGGAGACGTTGGCACCCAGCATCTCTCCAATAGTGGTTTGCACGCCCTCTAGATAATCACAAGCGTCCCTACTCATCCTTTCGGAAAGGTAAAGTCCATATGCAGCTGAAAACCCATGGGTGTGCGTCTGGCATCCTCTCGCGCTCCAAATTGCTTCTACTGAATGCAGTGCGTAAATGCGCGTCGGGTCCTGTACGCGCTGGAGGCGGGACTACCTAGAAAAGCGCccagaggaagcagctgaagCTGCATATGGTTTTATACACACTTGCTAAATCATAAACTCGATTTTGGAGACCTTGTAGAATGTCTGTGTTATGGTAATCTTAGTTCATTAACTGTTTATTTACAAGTAGAGGCTACGGCACTTCAGATGAATGTCACATTATCACAGGCGCACCTGCTTCGGAAATCACATCTTGGTGAAGCAACAGTGTCCTTAAGCCTCTGAAAGCAGAGCTACAGTATACTGACAGGGTTACAAGTGGAATGTAATAAATCATTAGGCTACCTCCGGTCTGCGATCATTATGGGGAAATTCACATTCAAGGAAATTAAGTTGTGCATCATTTCTCAGATATCTAAACCAATTAATATGAGGCGCACCTTTGATGAGGTTTAGGGCTGTAGGCTTTTACAAATGCATTCTGTATTATTGTATTCATTTTACTCTATAACAATTAGGCTCATATtacatacatataaaaaatgttttttaaattatttaactACCTACTATTAATACACAGACGGCACGTTTAGGTGCTCTTCCCCTAGAACAGTATCACTCTCAGCATTCTATAATAATGCCAACCTTAATTTTATTAAGAAAGCCAATTAATCTTAATTTGAACACTTTGTAGTGAAACTATTTGACCCCGAGAGTGCAACCCGTGACATTATGTATCAGGCCTTGAAAATAACAGGTGTTGGCGACAATACTATTAACCTTCCGGCCTTAATTTTCTACTTtattaaacacataaatataatCAGGCCTCCTTCTGTTAAACTCAGCAACAAGTGCCACCTGTTGACCTGAATGAGAATAACACGGCGGTGATCCGCATGCACGAGCCCCTTGTTCAGCACTCCGTTACCACGTTTTCATGTTTAGTTTTATCTTGAGCGGAGATAAACCAGTTTATCCTATCGATAGGCAGAGCTAGTTTCTGTATGAAACAAAATATCTGCTAAACCTCGCGTGTATGGCCAAATGTATCAATAGTAATGCCTACTTTGTGACCTATAGCAATGAAACCACATTTCATCGGCAAATAGTTAAAAAGTTACCCCGCTAATAGAAAACAATGCTAGTAAAGGCTCGTTACTTAGCAACGGCGGAGTCAGGTAAGCTGCTTGTAACGTTGGTCACTAGTTTAGCTGTAAGGAGCCTATGTAACGTTATAGGAGCAGAAACTTTCCCTCCGGGACTACTGTCAAACTTACCACTaaccaaacacaacagaaagacCGCCTTTGTTACTGTACCGTTACATTTGTCTGCCACGCTTGAATTTACTCAGCAAATGCCGGTACTTTAGCGCTAGCATCTACCTGTTAGCTAACAACTTCATTAACTTCAAGATTGACTCCTGTGCCAACCCTTTAATGGCGCTCTTACGATACTTCAGCTTAAAATCATTTCACTGTTGTTGATATCTGTTCACTGGTGTCCTCTGGCTACTCATCTCTAGCataatgatgctgatgatgatgagacaCATCTGTCGGAATCAGCAAACACTAAAACAGCGCTAACCTGAGCAGGTCTCTCAAGAGTTTCCAGCTTTAGCTCGGccaaatcaaacacaacaaagaacgATTTCAACAGGATTTTATTTACACGTGTACATTTGAGTTGTTTTACCAATAAAAAGACTATACTGCCACATTCTACCATAAATCAGGAAATACTGTATGATGTTCATTCTTGATGTACTGATCTGAAGCGCAGAAATCTGTCACTTAAATTCTTTAGTTACCCAAGAGACTAATGAATAGGAATAACTGAGTGGTAAACTAGCCGTCAATtgtgtaaagaaaaaagaaaaaccaaacatttaaaCCTAATCCAAAGAATGCTGAACTTACTGCCATTTACTTAAAACAAGCAATATCAAAAAGTAAAATACTTACCTTGAAAACACAAAGTATATATttatcagaaaataaaacaaatgggCCAAAATTCATTGCTACATCTCTGGTATTCTAAATTGGTGCTTAAGTACTtcttattttgttaaaaaaaaaagtattaaaaaaaacaacaaaaacatctcagATGTTTCCtagggccaaaaaaaaaaaaaaaaaagtaatccaAAATGTTTACTTGAATTTCTCCACAGATGAATAGAATAAAATGTACTGCCACAAAGATGGGTTTAGAATGGGATACAGCCTCTTCACAGGACcaaacatttatgtttattgGACACCTGTAGTTACAGACACTTCTCACAGATCGGGGTGTATGTGGTTTTAAAAAGGGAGCATGTAATGATGACGGCAGAGAGAAGTCACGTTGCCGTGGTCTTTTTTGAGGGAAGTAAGACTTTTCTATGAAAATGAACAGCATACTGAAAGGATGTGGTTGTTTTCCTCGCAACACAACATGCACTTGTACTAAGGttccttttcttgttttaaaggCTGTAATaaagttatttcttttttgaaCTGGAGCCAGAATGGGAGGATCCAGAGGACTGGTCGCGGCACCTGcaatcacacaaacaccatGGGAAGAAGTACAAGGTCAGCAGGCCCAGCAATTAACATTTAGTTCTGCATACATCAAACAAGTACAAGCGCACAACCATAGACTGTATATAGAGTAATGGACTACGTTTTGCATTTCTGGGGTCGCCTGTTTTTCTCTAAATGGGATCCTAACTTACAAAAcgaacatcatgctgtattgaagaagacCTGAAACTAGCTGAGACCATAAACCCTTTCGGGAAATGTTTACTGAGATAATAAGTCAAGTGAGAAGTACGGTCATTTCTTTATAGATTCATGTACAATTGGACTcctttttgcaaccagtggatTCGAACCCTGCTGGCCActagaaagaatgcaggtttaaggtaCTTCTGCTTcggcttcacttttcagacccgGAAGCGACATCCAATAATGTATATACAGTCTATGGGCacaacatataaataaaacaatataacagGGCAAAATGTGAACATATTTCAGTAATTCTGAAATCCCATAAGCGA
This DNA window, taken from Chelmon rostratus isolate fCheRos1 chromosome 4, fCheRos1.pri, whole genome shotgun sequence, encodes the following:
- the ptger3 gene encoding prostaglandin E2 receptor EP3 subtype, translated to MSRDACDYLEGVQTTIGEMLGANVSKSLREGNVTKNSSCGSVSVGFPITMMITGMVGNTLALILVYISYRKKENKRKKSFLLCIGSLALTDLFGQLLTSPIVISVYRADLKWERIDSSGNLCAFFGVCMTTFGLCALFLASAMAIERAMAITNPHWYSNNMKTSVTKQTLAVIWCLVLLFALLPIAGVGEYTRQWPGTWCFISTGDRKVPGNMFFAVTFAVLGIFSLLVTLSCNVVTIRGLIIRCKTKSGTSQSSKQWERLTTETVIQLLGIMCVLLICWSPLLVLMLRMISTQVSSHECNSTAVTSNHTPGRDVHLDCNFFLTAIRLASLNQILDPWVYLLFREILLRKVCIVANAVSNCSIEDRKETQLTLDALNKQNHEGNSLHKPQSS